A window from bacterium encodes these proteins:
- the tatC gene encoding twin-arginine translocase subunit TatC has translation MEAPPQEVKRPRRHLDEREMPFLDHLEELRRRIFYSLLFVVLATLASLFFINQIFAFLVAPYNDALRIAAEGQPAGAAGSSRLVFFTPTGGFMIYVKLAATAGLLVSLPFVFYQLWKFVAPGLLEQEKRFVPALVFFTALCFGLGAAFCYYVVLKFGLGFLLSFQSVDLMPMISIEEYFGFVTALIFIFGILFEMPVIAYLLTRIGLLTPEFLRQKRPYSIIVIFVVAAIITPSVDAFTQILLAVPLMGLYEISIWISRLALPAAVRNALREAGTS, from the coding sequence ATGGAAGCCCCCCCCCAAGAGGTCAAGCGGCCGCGCCGGCACCTGGACGAACGTGAAATGCCATTTCTCGATCATTTGGAAGAATTGCGCCGGCGCATTTTCTATTCGTTGTTGTTTGTCGTGCTGGCCACGCTCGCCAGCCTGTTTTTCATCAACCAGATCTTTGCGTTTCTGGTAGCCCCTTACAATGACGCGCTCCGTATCGCGGCCGAGGGCCAGCCGGCCGGCGCCGCCGGGTCTTCGCGGCTGGTGTTTTTCACCCCCACCGGCGGCTTCATGATCTATGTCAAACTCGCGGCCACTGCCGGTCTGCTCGTCAGCCTGCCGTTCGTCTTCTACCAGCTCTGGAAATTCGTGGCGCCCGGCTTGCTGGAGCAGGAGAAGCGCTTCGTGCCGGCGCTGGTGTTCTTCACCGCCTTGTGCTTCGGACTGGGCGCCGCTTTCTGTTACTACGTCGTGCTCAAGTTCGGCCTGGGATTCCTGCTCAGTTTCCAGTCGGTGGATCTCATGCCGATGATCTCGATCGAGGAATACTTCGGCTTCGTCACGGCGTTGATTTTCATCTTCGGCATTCTCTTTGAAATGCCGGTGATTGCCTATTTGCTCACCCGCATCGGCCTTCTGACGCCGGAGTTTTTGCGGCAAAAACGGCCTTACAGCATCATCGTCATCTTTGTCGTTGCCGCGATCATCACGCCTTCCGTGGATGCCTTTACCCAGATTCTGCTCGCCGTGCCGCTGATGGGGCTGTATGAAATCAGCATCTGGATATCGCGGCTCGCCCTGCCTGCGGCGGTCCGGAACGCCTTGCGCGAAGCCGGCACGTCGTGA
- the nrdR gene encoding transcriptional regulator NrdR, whose amino-acid sequence MRCPYCNHEDSRVIDSRTSNEGRVVRRRRECLSCQKRYTTKEYIEETPLIVVKGDGRRESFNREKILHGIQIACSKRPVSMETINKCVDEIESRLRDGNHEEISSRLIGQLVMEKLRKIDEVAYVRFASVYRKFQAKEEFLEELKGLEIFA is encoded by the coding sequence ATGCGTTGTCCCTACTGCAATCACGAGGACAGTCGCGTCATTGATTCGCGCACCAGCAACGAGGGCCGCGTCGTTCGACGCCGGCGTGAGTGTCTCTCTTGTCAAAAACGCTACACCACCAAGGAATACATCGAGGAAACGCCGCTCATCGTTGTGAAAGGCGACGGGCGGCGGGAGTCATTCAACCGGGAAAAAATCCTGCACGGCATTCAGATCGCCTGCAGCAAGCGGCCGGTCTCCATGGAAACCATCAACAAGTGCGTCGATGAAATCGAATCGCGCCTGCGCGATGGCAACCACGAGGAAATCAGCTCGCGGCTGATCGGCCAACTGGTGATGGAAAAGCTGCGCAAGATCGACGAAGTGGCCTACGTGCGCTTCGCCTCGGTTTACCGGAAGTTTCAAGCGAAAGAGGAATTTCTCGAGGAACTTAAGGGCCTCGAGATCTTTGCATAA
- a CDS encoding serine hydroxymethyltransferase, producing the protein MQHLSKTDPEVHRAVLDEINRQNETLELIASENHCSLAVLEALGQPMTNKYAEGYPGKRYYGGCEYVDRVEDLARERACRLFGAEYANVQPHSGSQANLAAYFTFLKPGDTILGMNLAHGGHLTHGSPVNFSGKIFNVVFYGVEEETQRVDMNRVRDLARQHKPQLIIAGASAYSRQFEYDVFREIADEVGAKLVADIAHPAGLIATRLLESPLPHCHVVTTTTHKTLRGPRGGMILIGKDEENDMGLTTPKGRKKKWSELIDSAVFPGFQGGPLMHVVAAKAVAFKEALQIEFLEYSRQVIANAQAMCKKLIDLGYDIVSGGTDTHLFLVDLRNRELTGKDAEAALEKAGITVNKNMVPGDSQPPTVTSGIRIGTPALTTRGMKENEMREVAFLIDKVLSDIRNETTIARVREQVLDLSHRFPLYAELTSSE; encoded by the coding sequence GTGCAGCATCTGAGCAAGACCGACCCGGAAGTGCATCGCGCGGTGCTCGATGAGATCAACCGGCAAAACGAGACGCTGGAGTTGATCGCTTCGGAAAATCACTGCAGTCTGGCGGTGCTGGAAGCGCTCGGCCAGCCGATGACGAACAAGTATGCCGAGGGCTATCCGGGCAAGCGCTACTACGGCGGCTGCGAATACGTCGACCGCGTCGAAGATCTCGCGCGCGAGCGGGCCTGCCGCTTATTCGGCGCGGAATACGCCAACGTTCAGCCCCACTCCGGCAGCCAGGCCAACCTGGCCGCGTACTTCACGTTTCTGAAGCCGGGTGACACGATTTTGGGGATGAATCTGGCGCATGGCGGCCACCTGACCCACGGCAGCCCGGTGAATTTCTCCGGCAAAATCTTCAATGTCGTCTTTTACGGCGTGGAGGAAGAAACCCAGCGCGTGGACATGAATCGGGTGCGCGATCTCGCCCGCCAGCACAAGCCGCAATTGATCATCGCCGGCGCCAGCGCCTATTCGCGCCAGTTCGAGTATGATGTCTTTCGCGAAATCGCCGATGAAGTGGGCGCAAAGCTGGTGGCGGACATCGCGCACCCCGCCGGCTTGATCGCCACGCGGCTGCTTGAAAGCCCGCTGCCCCATTGCCACGTGGTGACCACCACCACCCACAAAACCCTGCGCGGCCCGCGCGGCGGCATGATCTTGATCGGCAAAGACGAAGAAAACGACATGGGCCTCACCACGCCCAAGGGCCGCAAGAAGAAGTGGTCGGAGCTGATCGATTCCGCCGTGTTCCCCGGGTTTCAAGGCGGGCCGCTGATGCACGTGGTCGCCGCCAAAGCAGTGGCCTTCAAGGAAGCGCTGCAAATCGAGTTTCTGGAATACTCGCGCCAGGTGATCGCCAACGCCCAGGCGATGTGCAAAAAGCTCATCGATCTCGGCTACGACATTGTTTCGGGCGGCACCGACACGCATCTCTTTTTGGTCGATCTGCGCAATCGCGAGCTGACCGGCAAGGATGCCGAGGCCGCGCTGGAGAAAGCCGGCATCACGGTGAACAAGAACATGGTGCCCGGCGATTCACAGCCACCGACGGTGACCAGCGGCATTCGCATCGGCACGCCGGCGCTCACCACGCGCGGCATGAAGGAAAACGAGATGCGCGAAGTCGCCTTCTTGATCGACAAAGTGCTTTCCGACATTCGGAATGAGACCACGATCGCTCGCGTACGAGAACAGGTTCTCGACTTGAGCCATCGTTTCCCCCTGTACGCGGAGTTAACCTCGAGCGAATAG
- a CDS encoding tetratricopeptide repeat protein, with protein sequence MAPLDAPRQDSGRAALEKSWSRGWDHYQHRRYAEALPHFWQVATHDTSRRFEKVFNYLGQAYFKLGRADSALQVYALGVARFPADDNLRRNLAFLHTSRGNYAAAITQYRELQQRGQATLEDLRRLAGLYRRAGREQEALPLFETLLAANPGDAEARRQLEELYQSSGETEKWLASLEQTLARQPEDTLSLLRLAGARLERREYQSALALLDRYLALAPSTTKALGLKGEAQKNLGQFAAALATFEQARARAGHDATLLVQIAACHCGLRQYAAARSCAQQALQRRADYGSALLVLGEIYETCARECVRAKGRVEFDDKLVFQLAYEAYDQAQQDSATRTEAKQRMAALASLLPGSEDYFMNKNHGQATGPCYAWLRH encoded by the coding sequence ATGGCGCCCCTCGACGCGCCCCGCCAGGATTCCGGCCGCGCGGCATTGGAAAAGAGTTGGAGCCGGGGCTGGGATCATTACCAGCACCGGCGATATGCCGAAGCATTACCGCATTTTTGGCAGGTGGCGACGCACGACACCTCGCGCCGATTCGAAAAGGTTTTCAACTACCTCGGACAGGCTTATTTCAAGCTCGGCCGCGCGGACAGCGCGCTTCAGGTCTATGCACTGGGCGTTGCACGATTTCCCGCGGATGACAACCTGAGACGCAACCTGGCCTTTCTTCACACCAGCCGGGGCAATTACGCGGCTGCGATCACACAGTACCGCGAGCTGCAGCAACGCGGGCAGGCAACGCTGGAAGATTTGCGCAGATTGGCCGGGCTGTACCGCCGCGCCGGTCGCGAGCAGGAAGCGCTGCCGCTGTTTGAAACGCTGTTGGCAGCCAACCCGGGAGATGCTGAAGCGCGCCGCCAGCTCGAAGAGTTGTATCAATCCAGCGGCGAGACGGAAAAATGGCTGGCGAGTTTGGAGCAAACGCTGGCACGCCAGCCGGAAGACACGCTCAGCTTGCTGCGGCTGGCCGGGGCGCGCCTGGAGCGCCGCGAATACCAGTCCGCGCTGGCGCTGCTCGATCGCTATCTTGCGCTGGCGCCGTCGACAACGAAGGCGCTTGGCCTGAAGGGCGAGGCGCAGAAGAATTTGGGGCAATTTGCGGCGGCGCTCGCCACTTTCGAGCAGGCGCGCGCGCGCGCCGGGCATGATGCCACGCTGTTGGTGCAGATCGCAGCGTGCCATTGCGGCTTGCGGCAATACGCCGCAGCGCGTTCCTGCGCGCAGCAGGCGCTGCAGCGCCGGGCGGACTACGGTAGCGCGCTGCTCGTGCTCGGTGAGATTTACGAAACCTGCGCACGCGAGTGCGTGCGCGCCAAGGGCCGGGTGGAATTCGACGACAAGCTGGTTTTTCAACTCGCCTACGAGGCCTATGACCAGGCCCAACAGGATTCGGCGACGCGCACGGAAGCGAAACAACGGATGGCAGCTCTCGCTTCGCTGCTGCCCGGCAGTGAAGACTACTTCATGAACAAAAATCATGGCCAGGCAACCGGACCGTGCTACGCATGGCTCCGCCACTAG
- a CDS encoding ABC transporter ATP-binding protein/permease — MAGFDEDKLTRTYDAALMRRLLRYIRPMRGRMTIAVLLLLLSSGLSVLGPILTKIAIDQHIANKNIRGLTLVALAFLGILLLGLVVNYYRSVLMERVGQRIMYDLRMQIFGHLQRLPLAFFNRNPVGRLMTRVTNDVESLNELFTSGLVSVFGDVFMLAGIIIALFQLNWQLTLLTLSTVPLLYLATAIFKKKVREAERDIRVRLAKINAFLQENITGMPVVQLFNREGKNFGQFDEKNRDYLEAYRKTIFYYAVFYPVVEFIGALAVALIIWYGGGEVIAQALTFGALVAFIMYVEMFFRPISDLAEKYGILQTAMASAERVFRILDEPDELSTNGKSVLPPATAMPARWARGEIEFRQVSFGYREDEMVLKEVSFKIAAGETVAIVGATGAGKTTIISLLSRFYAPQRGQILIDGRDAATLPLYDVRGQIGLVLQDVFLFADTITENIRLGNPAIAPEAVRQAAAEVNALRFIEQLPGQFQEPVLERGNSLSVGQKQLIAFARALAYDPPILVLDEATSSVDTETELLIQAALERLMQGRTSLIIAHRLSTIQHADRVIVMHKGQVREIGTHEELMALRGIYYRLYQLQFAAQEVMARRAG, encoded by the coding sequence ATGGCCGGATTTGACGAAGACAAACTGACCAGGACCTATGACGCCGCGCTCATGCGCCGGCTGCTGCGCTACATCCGCCCGATGCGCGGCCGCATGACGATCGCCGTGCTGCTGCTGCTGCTCAGCAGCGGCCTGTCGGTGCTCGGCCCGATCCTGACCAAAATCGCGATCGATCAGCACATCGCCAACAAGAACATCCGTGGCCTGACCCTGGTGGCCCTGGCCTTCCTCGGCATTTTGCTGCTCGGCCTGGTGGTAAATTACTACCGCTCGGTTCTGATGGAGCGCGTCGGCCAGCGCATCATGTATGATTTGCGCATGCAGATTTTCGGCCATCTGCAGCGCCTGCCGCTCGCCTTCTTCAACCGCAACCCAGTGGGCCGGCTGATGACGCGCGTCACCAACGACGTCGAGTCACTCAACGAACTGTTCACTTCCGGACTGGTGTCGGTGTTCGGTGATGTCTTCATGCTCGCCGGCATCATCATTGCCTTGTTTCAGTTGAATTGGCAGCTCACCCTGCTCACGCTGAGCACGGTGCCGCTGCTCTATCTCGCCACCGCCATCTTCAAAAAGAAAGTGCGGGAGGCCGAGCGCGACATTCGCGTGCGCCTCGCGAAAATCAACGCCTTTTTGCAGGAGAACATCACCGGCATGCCGGTGGTACAGCTTTTCAACCGGGAGGGAAAAAACTTCGGGCAATTCGACGAGAAGAATCGGGACTATCTCGAGGCCTACCGCAAGACGATTTTTTACTATGCCGTCTTCTATCCGGTGGTCGAATTCATCGGCGCGCTGGCCGTAGCCTTGATCATCTGGTACGGCGGCGGCGAGGTGATCGCACAGGCGCTCACCTTCGGCGCGCTGGTAGCCTTCATCATGTATGTCGAGATGTTCTTCCGGCCGATCAGCGATCTCGCGGAAAAGTACGGCATTTTGCAGACCGCGATGGCGAGCGCCGAGCGCGTCTTCCGGATCTTGGACGAGCCGGACGAGCTCTCCACCAACGGCAAGAGCGTGCTGCCGCCGGCGACCGCGATGCCGGCGCGCTGGGCGCGGGGCGAAATCGAATTCCGCCAGGTGAGCTTCGGCTATCGCGAAGATGAAATGGTGTTGAAGGAAGTCTCTTTCAAGATCGCCGCGGGCGAAACCGTGGCGATTGTGGGCGCCACCGGCGCCGGCAAGACCACGATCATCAGTCTGCTGTCACGCTTTTACGCGCCGCAGCGCGGCCAGATTCTCATCGATGGCCGAGACGCGGCAACGCTGCCCTTGTATGACGTGCGCGGACAAATCGGCCTGGTCTTACAGGATGTTTTTCTGTTCGCCGACACGATTACAGAAAACATCCGGCTCGGCAATCCTGCCATTGCGCCGGAAGCGGTGCGCCAAGCCGCCGCCGAGGTGAACGCGCTGCGCTTCATCGAGCAATTGCCGGGACAGTTCCAGGAGCCGGTGCTCGAACGCGGCAATTCGCTTTCCGTCGGCCAGAAGCAGCTTATTGCCTTTGCACGCGCGCTCGCGTATGATCCGCCCATTCTCGTGCTCGATGAGGCCACTTCCAGCGTCGACACCGAAACCGAGTTGCTCATCCAGGCGGCGCTCGAGCGCTTGATGCAGGGTCGCACCTCGCTGATCATCGCGCACCGGCTGTCGACGATTCAACATGCCGACCGGGTGATCGTGATGCACAAGGGGCAGGTGCGTGAGATCGGCACGCACGAAGAGCTGATGGCGCTGCGCGGCATTTATTACCGGCTGTATCAGTTGCAGTTTGCCGCGCAGGAGGTGATGGCACGGCGAGCCGGGTGA
- a CDS encoding ABC transporter ATP-binding protein/permease, producing the protein MAVSSTTKTGLRELRELAPLLPYLKRYRGQIALGVVFIFVTNVFALLGPKVLQRAIDMLRADLSSARLLRAAGLILLVSAGEGFFRYWMRQTIIVVSRFVEYDLRNDYLRHLQRMSRGFFNRHPTGDLMARATNDLNSVRAVLGPGIMYASNTLVVGVGAFILMMLMSVKLTLLAMLLLPLMVVIVKFTMDRIYAAYHQIQEQFSKITARAQENLSGIRVIKSYLREGFEIEQFGKLNREYMQQNIALSKVESLLWSGMGTLSGGGILLLLWVGGREVIYERLSWGEFVAFVAYIGMLTWPMIALGWVINVVQQGAASMGRINRVLRETPEIRDTEETDHAITTVRGEVEFQNVSFRYNESAWALRHLNLKMPAGMTLAIVGHTGSGKSTLVNLIPRLFDPTEGRVLIDGVDIRRIPLAVLRRHVGFVPQETFLFSDTIQENITFGSATDNGESMHAAATIARIREEIESFPERYATLLGERGINLSGGQKQRVAIARAILRQPRILILDDALSSVDTYTEDEILRGLRGVMRERTSIIISHRISTVRDADLIIVLKDGMIVERGTHELLIEKDGLYAELSRMQQLEEDLEKL; encoded by the coding sequence ATGGCCGTCTCCTCCACTACCAAAACCGGTTTGCGCGAGCTGCGTGAGCTGGCGCCGCTGCTGCCCTATCTCAAGAGATATCGCGGCCAGATTGCACTGGGCGTGGTTTTCATCTTTGTGACCAACGTATTTGCGCTGCTCGGACCGAAGGTGTTGCAGCGCGCCATCGACATGCTGCGCGCCGATCTGTCCTCCGCGCGGCTGCTGCGCGCGGCGGGCCTGATTCTGCTGGTTTCGGCCGGCGAGGGCTTCTTCCGCTACTGGATGCGGCAAACCATCATCGTGGTCTCGCGCTTCGTCGAATACGATCTGCGCAACGATTACTTGCGGCATCTGCAGCGCATGTCGCGCGGCTTCTTCAACCGCCATCCCACCGGCGACTTGATGGCGCGTGCCACCAATGATTTGAACAGCGTGCGCGCGGTGCTCGGGCCCGGCATCATGTACGCCTCCAACACGCTGGTGGTGGGCGTGGGTGCCTTCATCTTAATGATGCTGATGAGCGTGAAGCTCACGCTGTTGGCGATGCTGCTGCTGCCGCTGATGGTGGTGATCGTGAAATTCACGATGGACCGCATCTACGCCGCCTACCACCAGATTCAGGAACAGTTTTCCAAGATCACTGCGCGCGCCCAGGAAAACCTCTCCGGCATACGCGTCATCAAATCGTATTTGCGCGAAGGGTTCGAAATCGAGCAGTTCGGCAAGCTCAACCGCGAGTACATGCAGCAGAACATTGCGCTCAGCAAGGTGGAGAGCCTGTTGTGGTCGGGCATGGGCACGCTCTCCGGCGGTGGCATTCTGCTGCTGTTGTGGGTCGGCGGCCGGGAGGTGATCTACGAGCGGCTGAGCTGGGGCGAGTTCGTCGCTTTCGTGGCCTACATCGGCATGCTGACCTGGCCGATGATCGCGCTGGGCTGGGTGATCAACGTGGTGCAGCAGGGCGCGGCCTCGATGGGCCGGATCAACCGCGTGTTGCGCGAGACGCCGGAGATTCGCGACACGGAGGAGACGGATCATGCCATCACCACGGTGCGCGGCGAAGTCGAATTCCAGAACGTCAGCTTTCGCTACAATGAATCCGCCTGGGCGTTGCGCCACCTCAATCTCAAGATGCCCGCCGGCATGACGCTGGCGATCGTGGGCCACACCGGCAGCGGCAAATCCACGCTGGTCAATTTGATCCCGCGGCTGTTCGATCCCACCGAAGGCCGCGTCCTGATCGACGGCGTCGACATCCGGCGGATTCCGCTGGCGGTGCTGCGCCGTCATGTCGGCTTCGTGCCGCAAGAAACCTTTCTCTTCTCCGACACGATTCAGGAGAATATCACCTTCGGCAGCGCGACGGACAACGGCGAATCGATGCACGCGGCCGCTACCATCGCGCGCATCCGCGAGGAGATCGAATCGTTTCCGGAGCGCTACGCGACGCTGCTGGGCGAGCGCGGCATCAATCTCTCCGGCGGGCAGAAGCAGCGCGTGGCCATCGCCCGTGCCATCCTGCGCCAGCCGCGCATCCTGATTCTCGATGATGCGCTGTCATCGGTGGACACCTATACGGAGGACGAGATTCTGCGCGGCTTGCGCGGGGTGATGCGCGAGCGCACCAGCATCATCATCTCACATCGCATTTCCACGGTGCGCGACGCCGATCTCATCATCGTGCTCAAAGACGGCATGATCGTGGAGCGCGGCACACACGAATTGCTGATCGAAAAAGACGGTCTCTATGCCGAATTGAGCCGCATGCAACAATTGGAAGAGGATTTGGAGAAGCTGTAG
- a CDS encoding alpha/beta fold hydrolase, which translates to MAALLAAKGFTVRAPRLPGHATHPRDLLHVSHHDWLVAAEQGLQDIRRITRQQVAIGLSLGATLALHLAANFDLAGVVALAPALKLSWWATATVHLLSPFNYIRRKAAGPDVKDRAGKALLRSYQSYPIAAAKPALRLMRLVRAELARITAPLLAVHAVEDHTIPVSNLEYLLQRVQSTQVDKLIVTNSYHVLTVDHDREEIFARVLAFISSVTVPAAEGATAR; encoded by the coding sequence TTGGCAGCATTGCTTGCCGCAAAGGGCTTTACGGTTCGCGCCCCGCGTTTGCCCGGGCATGCCACTCATCCCCGCGATTTGCTCCACGTCTCCCATCACGATTGGCTGGTCGCCGCAGAACAAGGCCTGCAGGACATTCGCCGGATCACCCGGCAACAAGTGGCCATCGGCCTGTCATTGGGCGCCACACTGGCTTTGCATCTGGCAGCCAACTTCGATTTGGCGGGCGTGGTGGCGCTCGCGCCTGCACTCAAGCTTTCCTGGTGGGCCACCGCCACGGTGCATCTGCTCTCGCCCTTCAACTACATCCGCCGCAAAGCCGCGGGCCCGGATGTGAAGGATCGCGCCGGCAAAGCCCTGCTGCGGAGTTATCAATCCTATCCCATCGCGGCGGCCAAGCCGGCATTGCGATTGATGCGGCTGGTGCGCGCCGAGCTGGCTCGCATCACAGCGCCGTTGCTGGCTGTGCATGCCGTGGAAGATCACACCATACCAGTGAGTAATCTCGAGTATTTGCTCCAGCGGGTGCAATCAACGCAGGTGGACAAACTGATCGTCACGAATTCCTATCATGTGTTGACGGTGGATCATGATCGCGAAGAGATCTTTGCGCGGGTGCTGGCATTCATCAGCAGCGTGACCGTGCCGGCTGCGGAGGGGGCAACTGCGCGCTAG
- a CDS encoding PorV/PorQ family protein, whose translation MKYRSLFLALVLLPALALAQFDNAGTSAANFLKIGVGSRAEAMAGAYVAQASDISTIFWNVAGLADLRQRELMVARTDWILDVNLISVAANLPLQENTTVAVSVNALSMGDLEETTPEAPDGTGISFGGSNLAVGLAYAQRLTDRFSIGLQGKYVGETVANSKAHGFALDFGTLYQTNFRGLKIGMSISHFGSKMQLAGREQLIRVDVAPGQGANPDETPARLETEAWPLPLVFRLGVSLDVFRFEQQALVANVDYFDYRDVAPGFCVGGEYSLNRFVFVRGGFRALTNADNIDDPDNQAFFPTLGGGLDLHYPNSSYRLRLDYAYSDLGRLSQAHRFTFAFVF comes from the coding sequence ATGAAATACCGATCCTTGTTCCTGGCTCTGGTGCTGCTGCCGGCGCTGGCACTGGCGCAATTCGACAATGCCGGCACCTCGGCCGCGAATTTCTTGAAGATTGGCGTGGGCAGCCGGGCGGAAGCCATGGCCGGCGCCTACGTGGCGCAGGCCAGTGACATTTCCACGATTTTTTGGAATGTCGCGGGGCTGGCGGATCTGCGCCAGCGCGAACTGATGGTCGCCCGCACCGATTGGATCCTCGACGTCAATCTCATTTCCGTAGCCGCCAACCTGCCGCTGCAGGAAAACACCACGGTGGCGGTGAGCGTGAACGCCTTGAGCATGGGCGACCTCGAAGAAACCACGCCGGAAGCGCCGGACGGCACCGGCATCAGCTTTGGCGGCAGCAATCTCGCGGTGGGGCTGGCCTATGCGCAACGCTTGACCGATCGTTTCTCCATCGGCCTGCAGGGCAAATATGTCGGCGAAACCGTGGCCAATTCCAAGGCGCATGGTTTCGCGCTCGATTTCGGCACGCTCTATCAAACTAATTTTCGCGGTTTGAAAATCGGCATGTCGATTTCGCATTTTGGCAGCAAAATGCAATTGGCAGGCCGCGAGCAACTCATCCGCGTGGACGTCGCTCCCGGTCAGGGCGCGAATCCTGATGAAACACCGGCCCGTTTGGAAACCGAGGCCTGGCCGCTGCCACTGGTATTCCGGCTGGGCGTCTCACTGGACGTATTTCGGTTTGAGCAGCAGGCGCTGGTCGCCAACGTCGATTACTTTGACTATCGCGATGTTGCGCCCGGCTTCTGCGTCGGCGGAGAATATTCGTTGAATCGTTTCGTCTTTGTGCGCGGTGGCTTCCGTGCCCTCACCAACGCCGACAACATCGATGATCCCGACAACCAGGCGTTTTTCCCGACCTTGGGCGGCGGCCTGGATCTGCACTATCCCAATTCCAGTTATCGCCTGCGGCTGGACTATGCCTATTCCGATTTGGGCCGCCTGAGTCAGGCCCATCGCTTCACCTTTGCCTTTGTGTTTTGA